One region of Oscillospiraceae bacterium genomic DNA includes:
- a CDS encoding PFL family protein → MININKDEILETINMIDGEHLDIRTITMGISLFDCRADSINVLCERIYDKITRCAGRLVKTGMEIEKEYGIPIINKRVSVTPVSLIGGNVSSDDYIKIAMTLDKAAKTLGVNFIGGYSALVQKGYLLGEREMIESIPYALTETDYVCSSVNVATTKAGINMDAVAQMGGIIKKAAYVSREKGSIACAKLVVFANVPDDNPFMAGAFHGIGEPDTVINVGVSGPGVVSSAIKKAGACNITEIADVIKKTAFKITRVGQLVACEASKRLGVPFGIVDLSLAPTPAIGDSVAHVLEAMGLETCGACGTTACLALLNDAVKKGGVMASSHVGGLSGAFIPVSEDAGMITAAKSGCLTIEKLEAMTAVCSVGLDMIAIPGDTPEAVISGIIADEISIGVVNTKTTAVRLIPAYGKSVGDMVEFGGLLGIAPVMKVNTASPEVFIGRGGRVPAPLQSLKN, encoded by the coding sequence ATGATTAATATAAACAAGGATGAAATCCTCGAAACGATTAATATGATCGACGGCGAGCATCTTGACATCCGCACGATAACAATGGGCATTTCACTGTTTGATTGCCGGGCAGACAGCATCAATGTGTTATGCGAAAGAATATATGATAAGATAACCCGCTGCGCCGGTCGCCTTGTGAAGACTGGCATGGAAATTGAAAAGGAATACGGTATTCCGATAATTAACAAACGCGTGTCTGTGACGCCGGTTTCGCTTATAGGCGGAAATGTTTCCTCAGACGATTATATTAAAATTGCCATGACGCTTGACAAAGCCGCAAAAACATTGGGAGTGAATTTCATCGGAGGATATTCCGCGCTTGTTCAAAAGGGATATTTGCTTGGAGAGCGCGAAATGATCGAATCTATACCGTATGCGCTTACCGAGACAGATTATGTGTGTTCCAGCGTGAATGTCGCCACGACAAAGGCGGGCATAAACATGGATGCTGTCGCTCAAATGGGCGGCATAATCAAAAAAGCGGCTTATGTTTCACGCGAAAAAGGCTCGATAGCCTGCGCAAAGCTTGTGGTTTTCGCGAATGTTCCGGATGATAATCCATTCATGGCCGGAGCTTTTCACGGCATCGGAGAACCTGACACAGTTATAAACGTCGGCGTTTCCGGGCCGGGAGTCGTAAGCAGCGCAATAAAAAAGGCCGGCGCCTGTAATATAACCGAAATCGCGGATGTGATCAAAAAGACCGCTTTTAAAATTACAAGAGTCGGTCAGCTTGTCGCATGCGAGGCATCAAAAAGACTGGGTGTACCGTTTGGCATCGTTGATCTTTCTCTCGCGCCGACTCCGGCGATAGGAGATTCCGTCGCTCATGTGCTTGAAGCCATGGGGCTTGAAACATGCGGTGCCTGCGGCACGACAGCATGTCTCGCGCTGTTGAATGACGCGGTGAAAAAAGGCGGCGTTATGGCTTCGTCCCACGTCGGAGGGCTTTCGGGAGCTTTTATTCCGGTGAGTGAAGACGCGGGAATGATAACCGCTGCAAAAAGCGGTTGCCTTACGATCGAAAAGCTCGAGGCAATGACGGCAGTCTGTTCGGTCGGACTTGATATGATCGCAATTCCGGGAGATACACCGGAAGCAGTCATTTCCGGCATAATCGCCGATGAGATATCCATCGGTGTTGTAAACACTAAAACAACCGCAGTGCGGCTTATCCCAGCATACGGAAAATCTGTAGGAGATATGGTGGAATTCGGCGGGCTTTTAGGCATCGCGCCGGTTATGAAGGTCAACACCGCTTCACCTGAGGTATTTATAGGCAGAGGGGGAAGAGTACCCGCGCCGCTGCAGAGCCTTAAAAACTGA
- the yajC gene encoding preprotein translocase subunit YajC, with product MIFLLEDAAAAVDPAYNSGQLWVTIGTFAIVIAFLYFGMIRPQKKQEKQVTEMRNNLHVGDEVSTNGGLIGRIVKIKDDIITLETGTDKTKLKFFKWAIRSVEIPIDAPAEEAPKK from the coding sequence ATGATATTTTTATTGGAAGACGCCGCTGCGGCAGTTGATCCCGCATACAACTCCGGTCAGCTCTGGGTCACGATCGGCACCTTTGCCATCGTAATCGCGTTTTTATATTTCGGCATGATACGCCCCCAGAAAAAGCAGGAAAAGCAGGTCACTGAGATGAGGAATAATCTTCATGTCGGCGATGAAGTATCAACCAACGGCGGACTTATCGGCAGAATCGTAAAGATCAAGGACGATATTATCACTCTTGAAACAGGTACCGATAAAACAAAACTTAAATTCTTTAAATGGGCTATACGCTCTGTTGAGATACCCATTGACGCTCCTGCGGAAGAAGCTCCTAAAAAATAA
- a CDS encoding ACT domain-containing protein — protein MKAVISVTGKDAVGIIAAVSSECAANRVNIIDISQTVLKDYFVMIMLVEIDGLNVPFSDFVDSMSNIGEMKNVMIHTMHEDIFNSMHKI, from the coding sequence ATGAAAGCTGTAATTTCAGTAACAGGCAAGGATGCCGTTGGCATTATTGCCGCGGTAAGCAGCGAATGCGCCGCAAACAGGGTAAATATTATTGACATATCACAAACCGTATTAAAGGATTATTTCGTGATGATAATGCTCGTCGAGATTGACGGGCTGAATGTTCCGTTTTCGGATTTTGTGGACTCAATGTCAAATATAGGCGAAATGAAAAATGTCATGATACACACCATGCACGAGGATATATTCAACTCGATGCACAAAATCTGA
- the ruvX gene encoding Holliday junction resolvase RuvX, with translation MKILCVDLGEVHVGFASCDRDETIAFGLKTIDVTGMRDAADKTVLEAANTGAELILIGLPIRTDGIQGEKAEKSRAFAKMVNERCPVKTELVDERFSTMHAHKLLNETGISGRKRKRVIDTLSAQLILQSYIDAKKNKRN, from the coding sequence ATGAAGATATTATGTGTTGATCTGGGCGAGGTTCATGTGGGCTTCGCTTCATGTGACAGGGATGAAACCATTGCGTTCGGTTTAAAGACGATTGATGTAACCGGAATGCGCGATGCCGCCGATAAAACAGTATTGGAGGCGGCTAATACAGGAGCAGAGCTGATACTGATCGGGCTCCCAATCAGAACGGACGGGATTCAGGGAGAAAAAGCCGAAAAATCGCGTGCATTTGCAAAAATGGTAAATGAAAGATGTCCGGTCAAAACAGAGCTCGTCGATGAGAGATTTTCGACTATGCACGCTCATAAGCTTTTAAATGAAACGGGTATTTCGGGCAGAAAAAGAAAGCGCGTCATCGACACGCTTTCGGCTCAGCTCATTTTACAGAGCTATATAGACGCGAAAAAGAATAAAAGAAATTAA